The genomic segment aactttgttattatttttacatttttataagtataatagttaaatatatattcttttaatatttttaatgattttttaaaattaaaaaatatattgttttaatattttttcttagaattatgtatcaagaaaatgttatttctctaatgtatgtttattatcaaatatctattcaatttttatgtaacattattttcaaagattcttatgttgcaattttttattaaaaaataaaaacactatTTTAATCCTTATGTATATAATGATTGTGTAGAAAAttttcatgcaattaatctaacaacacacaatttatgagaatagtagaaaatttacaaggaaaaatttgttattctttttatacttttataagtataatagttaaatatatattctttttaatattttttgtaagaattatgtatgaagaaaatattatttttctaatatattttttattatcgaatatcgattcaatttttatgtaatattattttcaaaatttcttattttacaattttctattaaaaaaaataaaaacactatGATCCTCATGTGTTTAATgagttcaaaaaaataaatagctCAATTAAATACATAATCAATACATTACAAATCATTATCCCAAATTTGTccctaaattttatatattttttccaccaATGCCCATGTAATTAATACAAACAATGCATAGTTTTTGGGCAATGTAGTAAAATCACAATCAAAAAACTTTGCTCAtcatccacacttttataggtatatagattTGTCTCACACAGATATTGGTGGTACATATAAATAGTTTCTTAAGATACAAGTAATACTCCATGAACCGACCAACTTTAGAATTATTTTTGAACTCCCTGAATGAGCACAAAATCTTGACAAATGCACCCGTATGaacttaaaaaatatttgtattgTGTTTGATCACATTTAATTTCATGTCTTGAATTGTGAAAATGAGGCTCTATTTATATTTGCTTTCAAAATACCGACCAAAAGTTTtacaatatttatataaaatttaatctTACAGTTAACTCAAACACGTAAAGAACCAAAAGTCTACTCAAATGAGAACCAAAGGTCAACCTTACTAAATGAACCACGATTTATTTTCATtcaaaattcaataaaattatgtttttaGTTTCCAACAAGAATACCTCGCTCCAATGGAAACTATGTTCAAAGACATAAAGTATCCACCCTGCGAAACGTGAAAGAAGATGGAAAAATTACCTTGTTACACGTCAATCAAGTCACCAAACAAAATAATTGATTTGATATCACATTCACATCAAGATTAACTGATATAAGCTTAGATTTAAGTGGATCCTCTGCTGTGTTATTCTGTCAAAACATCCGTAATTATAACATccatcaattcatcaaaaaTCGTGAGATCCACGGTTATATATTTACTATAACAACATATTTCTTtcactcaaattttttttaatattaaaactcATTATTTGTGGGTCACTGTCCACTCAATgatcttaaaaaaatttagtattaaataaatatgttttacaataattaaatcattattattctaatttttaaaaataatcttatttttaataaaataatttttaaaataataatattattatttaaatatttttattaaataaaatagatgTTCGAAAGAAATAACACAacagaaaaaatatttaaacaagACATGAACacgatttatttaaaattataatatagttaaaagttaaaaaaaacataaaaataaaaaatctaaaaaaaatgattaatttaaaaagttgttaaaaaaataaaaaatccaaaagaaacgaaaatttttttttaaaacaaaataaaaaaaataagagagaagGCGTTTGCGCATGCCCTTAATAGTTGCCATCAAAATGTGTTATTAAGGATCCaataccaagcatcatcatTGTTCTTGCTTTCTGCCCTAGCTTTTGAATGGCTTGATTCAAGTTTTCtaattgtaattttaaaaatttcatttaattcatttacCGATCGAAATAATTGATTTGTAAGTTAGATTGATTTGCTCGGTTTTGATTGACAGGAACAAAACTGTAGTTTATCTAATATCGAGAGTGTTAGTCTCTGGTTCCCCAAATCGAAAGAAAAATAATAAGGGAAGAAGAACAAAAATCTATAGCTATAAAACTTAAGGTAAAATATAAACAATTTAAGGTGTATCGGATAACAAGGGATCATCCATGAGTTGATTCTTGATTCTTGTCCCTGTCAAGCATGAAACAATCCAGTACACAATTCCAGCGGAGAAGAAGCCAAAAAACCAGGAATTATCGTATATTACAGAAAAAATTCCCAGGACAGAACTCAAGATCCCAACTTCATGCAACAAACCAGGAATCAATGGAAAGATTCCTACCGTCAATGCTCCCAATGCCACCAGATTGTATCCCCTGTAATAATAATAAGCCCCGTCCGGGCTCAATGTGTACAAATCCTCAATACTCAAATTCGTGCCACGGATAAGATAGTAATCAGCCAAGATTATGCCTCCAATAGGTCCCAATAACACCGAATATCCCACAAGCCATTTGTTGACGAAATTCTCGCTCGATCCTATAAGTCTCCAGGGCTGAAAACCGATCCCGATTAACGCTGTCAAGAGTGCACCTCTTCGAAAAGTGAATATTTTGGGGCTGAGGTTGAGTAATGCGTTAGTCGGAGCAACAACATTTGCGGGAATGTTGGTCGTAATTACGGCTAGACTTATGCCGAAAACGGCTAAAACCTTGATCAAAACTCCATCAATTCGTCCCAGAAGTTTTATTGGATCCGATATTACTTCACCAAATATGACTTTAGTTGATGATGTTACTGCAAGTCCTACGAATGTGAATGCACCCATGAAGACCGGCAGCCCGAGTTGTCCCGTGGCCTGATCCTTTTGCGACTTGGCGAACCGGGAAAAATCCGGAATGTTGAGTGCTAGAGTAGCCCAGCAGCTTATGTTTGCTGTCAGTGAAGGAAAGAAGAGCGCCCAAAACTCAGAGTTTGAGAGCCTGGAGGTTAAAGACAGCATTTGACTGAATCCTCCAGCTTTAACATACGACCAACCAAGAAGACAACAAGTGAGAAAACCAAGATTGGGGCTGAGAATTTCTGAAGAACCCGAATCCCATCCATTCCTTTCCACACAAACAACAATTGAGCCACCCAAAACGTAAGAAAGCATGCAAATTCAAGAGGGGAAGTTCCAAGCCAAGAAACAGGTTCCGCGATAGCAGATTCCTGAACAGTTTTTGGAAGTAAAAGGAAAATGGCATTACCACCTATCCAGGAATCGATCCCATACCAACCACAGCCAACCAAGGCCCTCAGCAGAGTTGGGATGTGAGCACCCCTGATTCCGAACGCCGATCTCGACAAAACGGGGAACGAGATTCCGTAACGGGTCCCCGGATGGCCTGTTAGGATTAAAGGGAATAGCAGGATTACGTTGGCGGCAATCACGGTGGCGATTCCTTGCCACCATGCCATTCCCAGATCAACTAAGCTGCCCGCTAGGTAATACATGGGCACACTCACCACGAGTGCAGCCCACAAAGTAGCCATTTCCAGACCGGAAAGAGTGCGTTGATTCAAGGTTGTGGGCTTAAGATCGTCGTTCGTGAAGGTGGGATCAAGTTCCTGTTTAAGTTGACTCGTGGAAGCCATTGACGGATATTGAGTGTTGCTGGGAAAATGCTACTCTGCACGGGTAAAACACGGGACTCCATTTTATTTATCGTTTCGTGTAGTATCTCCAACCACTGAAATTTGGtccaaagatattcttaaagCTGTTCTACAAATtgtaaaacttttaaataataTCTGATGGTTAAAAAGCTAATCTTGGAGGAAATCTTTAGAAGAGTTATCCTATGTAAAATATAACGTACAGTTCAGACACTTGCAACTCCTCCTATCACATTTTCTTCCATAATTTCACAATAATAACGAAACTATGAAATGAATAAAATATACccaaaaacttttgtgagacggtctcgcaGATTAATTTCGTGGGtcgaatcttttatttgggtcatccatgaaaaaaattattttttatgctaagagtattattttttattgtgaatatcggttcggttgatccgtctcacagataaagattggtgagaccgtctcacaatagacTTATTCATAAATATATTAGATGGATATCGAGAAGTCACTCCGATGCTTAACTCAAAGAGCgagaaaatatatttatgatGGATTTTTTTAATACctttatcatatttataggcACGAGTCCGAGTGTTCTGTTTTGTGGTAGAGGAAGAATTAGTTATTATGAGTTTTTTGTAATGAATTTACCAGAACTTTAATTTTGTATCGtagaagtttttttttttaataaatcaagtacaaaaaaataaaaataaatgaaataaataaggAACAAAGGATTTATAAAACTTCGATCAAATGTGGCAATACTCTAATTCGATCATTTGTTTATTTGAGATTCAAATTTTGAGAATTTAGTCATCTGTTCGTCGCAATAAAACATTAAAGAAAGTAGTCAAAGTCATCAAGCATTTAAGGAAAAGAATATACCACATGACTaagttgataaatttttatactaaaaaaatatcaaatttctCGATGCATAGTCAATAATAAAAATCACGAgctaataagtatgtgattatGTGAAAAACTTTGGGAAAACATCAACGGCTGCTGGCTTATTTGTCAAAAAAGAATATAATCGGAGGACATGTATGGTTAAGTTCTATTTGTATACTTGGCGGAATTTGGCTCCATTACTATCTCTAACTAAAAAAATCTTTCTACGTAACCAATCTTCTCATTTACGATCAACATCTTGTGGGTTATTGCTTcttatattttcaattttttttcattttttattttattagtaTTGCACTTATCTATACTCTTTTTGCACGTCCTTCTTTATGTAATGGAAAGAAAGAAGATGACTGAACTAATCGAAAGTCAATATCTAAAAAAttgaatatatttaatatatataaattagccAAGTGTATCTAGGCAGTGGATTGTGTGATTCCTGTTGAAGCATATACTCGGGGGTGGGTGCAGGGCCATCGGAGAATCTTTAGAATTCCCACTATTGATCCTCTTGTCTTAATTTCTCGAACTGAGAGACAGATTTGGATCCTCTCttaaccgtctcacagataaagattcgtgagaccgtctcacaagagagaTACTCTTCAATTATAGAGCATTAATTTTCACGTTGTATA from the Primulina eburnea isolate SZY01 chromosome 3, ASM2296580v1, whole genome shotgun sequence genome contains:
- the LOC140826106 gene encoding LOW QUALITY PROTEIN: purine-uracil permease NCS1-like (The sequence of the model RefSeq protein was modified relative to this genomic sequence to represent the inferred CDS: inserted 1 base in 1 codon); amino-acid sequence: MASTSQLKQELDPTFTNDDLKPTTLNQRTLSGLEMATLWAALVVSVPMYYLAGSLVDLGMAWWQGIATVIAANVILLFPLILTGHPGTRYGISFPVLSRSAFGIRGAHIPTLLRALVGCGWYGIDSWIGGNAIFLLLPKTVQESAIAEPVSWLGTSPLEFACFLTFWVAQLLFVWKGMDGIRVLQKFSAPILVXLTCCLLGWSYVKAGGFSQMLSLTSRLSNSEFWALFFPSLTANISCWATLALNIPDFSRFAKSQKDQATGQLGLPVFMGAFTFVGLAVTSSTKVIFGEVISDPIKLLGRIDGVLIKVLAVFGISLAVITTNIPANVVAPTNALLNLSPKIFTFRRGALLTALIGIGFQPWRLIGSSENFVNKWLVGYSVLLGPIGGIILADYYLIRGTNLSIEDLYTLSPDGAYYYYRGYNLVALGALTVGIFPLIPGLLHEVGILSSVLGIFSVIYDNSWFFGFFSAGIVYWIVSCLTGTRIKNQLMDDPLLSDTP